In one Leishmania major strain Friedlin complete genome, chromosome 21 genomic region, the following are encoded:
- a CDS encoding putative serine/threonine protein kinase, which produces MRLRAPLGTHTAAFRAGGTPAEEHTSTGMQGGMEKTTSRDVDDESAFTALSPSAGEKEMVHGGSAASSLYCFKDTLRIELPVISSEHCATPSSPVDGTGTGSPETAIYHPSETAFSRETAECTPLSIEEDNARRSAVALLQAGILSKSAGGSSGRGASKRLPSFIPTFSNLEPVEAMHKKSPVNLFTNIRRKNICSLSMSAGILQREMSMEADRTSGGEPDGVIPCSGALNRSSGSFELHPALTTVIAQGGSSAPPSPGQQQRCGSTFTSPAPSQPASAISLTDKESEESGDTSDQGIEMDLVLRDASKIRGLRLTWLLYMLIVMVIVLFVLVLVQITYETRRMLTRSATEAVQAQAASLLNSVDMQQYALEKLFEVIHETKITGFSHDPVTQAIVREIICSSLHRAPIAFAMYDETEELQWKASCRRSNAADMLVELPHAIAPDIAFVRIFDYGNVALACRTFYTSSGRVETYVVMTEKETLGRTLMNNQMADYSSATLQSVMTAFFLPRWNTTKLTMLFHTLTKETRSYTETLTSPSAAALMNTFESFCYTDSPYVWHTVLTSVYALDIENSPTNASDWPATTTNPIPTPRFEYKRPWGQLSKANLCGVKCVSAEGDKCTFDNPTNVWFLVDHSMAHLESIHTTVAIVGALSVMAVVIFSFIMFLVYLSITVPVNYLRYQLMRAVGSNEMATPWQRKIVRWTYCLWLGDLTSIARSVYILSLCFRLNKKYVPDHVLRNHAKQLYMRRRKFNFLEEADLTEDAMLEHDTDSDNEAESPLVGVNTVLPPSDKRFLWHFSVTRSKDQADHAAHESGVGARISDGATFAEVSPVYAPRPQLPTTSCEVVVPCGRAAPAPRGVGLPRDAPLNVKAYGELEDTVAMQEVSAMAAAAMTIQCSNDIMSIRREYETTVLCIRIPSVALAYLISYSGAAHQHRRLMRVLLHRIRRHKGALFHCSGDCLGAVWNAFEGCPNHAECAAVCAQEIANAFAPYRSDGLHVGMVLHQGTLVCGTVEYSKTAFVTAFGDGPREALAVAELAAAVKNLNVLVTEPVKQALSGLYDCNIVDVIQLPNSAHPLLLFELSGSRTPERSLSDAHLQTPTRTEFSIDYARAFAQFRNHEFSKALQSIQKLRTHISSRNVHLLRRLERLCLFYSAQPAALPRPYHRAFPVWVNYEAIAQAGLRNDPHLTTSQSESLAAHSMNRGLVYQGVPVLRNDMDCIRDFKQELQANMRRLVSPQRTTRQGGSPTLDNAATPTHDNLHASLPMRSTPLPMPMSAGVLLEISGDLSESLSAATPAKPCYVDPQENVAEMSLPPLRPAPVVTVAPPCSIAEPPLVAASTAAPMACEEAKSCDGPERTGPEVSSPHGMPFPSRHLAVTHSVANLPPVALAGTPDLVTASVALLQSAATHTDSINSSAQADGASCSIIQSAGLSFQETGGMRGFCVSNETLPATIKAKNGTTYLRSTRILGKGSFGCVYLGMDAHSGRLVAIKFLPLPSDESGMEVIEAEVLILQRVNDTHVVQLLSYAFEGDTIVIFMECMLAGSLQNMIAAFRTIPSSTARVFMRDVLRGLSKLHSMGVIHRDMKPQNVLLSFTGNCKISDFGASAWLQELARKESKGEVCGTPVYLAPEAARGSPEKESDIWSCGIMFLQMITGRLPYSPEQLSLGAAALVYQIGSGIVQPNIPDDLDMLDAEFVRACLDDDPSKRTSAAGLLQLALFTV; this is translated from the coding sequence ATGCGATTGCGCGCCCCCTTAGGCACACATACAGCCGCCTTTCGCGCTGGTGGTACCCCTGCGGAGgagcacacaagcacaggaATGCAAGGAGGAatggagaagacgacgtCCCGCGACGTGGATGACGAGTCGGCCTTCACGGCGTTGTCGCCGAGCGCCGGTGAGAAGGAGATGGTGCACGGCGGAAGCGCTGCTTCGAGTCTTTACTGCTTCAAGGACACTCTCCGCATTGAGCTCCCCGTCATTTCCAGCGAGCACTGCGCGACACCTTCGAGCCCGGTAGACGGCACTGGCACCGGCTCTCCTGAAACGGCGATATACCACCCCTCTGAGACAGCGTTTAGCCGCGAAACAGCGGAGTGCACACCGCTCTCGATCGAGGAGGACAACGCACGTCGGtcggcagtggcgctgctgcaggctgGCATCTTGTCAAAGTCTGCCGGCGGCTCAAGCGGGCGAGGGGCCAGTAAAAGACTGCCATCCTTCATTCCAACCTTTAGCAACCTCGAGCCCGTCGAGGCGATGCACAAGAAGTCGCCCGTCAACCTCTTCACGAACATCAGGCGCAAGAATATATGCAGCTTGTCCATGTCGGCTGGTATCTTGCAGCGTGAGATGTCGATGGAGGCTGACCGCACCAGTGGCGGGGAGCCGGACGGCGTGATCCCATGCTCGGGGGCGctcaaccgcagcagcggaagctTCGAGTTGCACCCCGCCCTGACAACTGTGATTGCGCAGGGTGGCTCTAGCGCTCCGCCCTCGccagggcagcagcagcggtgcggttCTACCTTCACCTCCCCGGCCCCGTCACAACCGGCGTCAGCGATCTCGCTCACTGATAAGGAGTCGGAGGAAAGCGGCGACACCTCTGACCAAGGCATCGAGATGGACCTCGTCCTCCGCGATGCCTCCAAGATTCGTGGTCTGCGACTGACATGGCTTCTGTACATGTTGATCGTGATGGTCATCGTCCTCTTCGTGCTGGTGCTAGTGCAGATCACCTACGAAACACGACGCATGCTGACGCGATCTGCCACGGAGGCGGTACAGGCCCAGGCGGCATCCTTGCTCAACAGCGTGGACATGCAGCAGTACGCTCTGGAGAAGCTCTTCGAGGTGATACACGAAACGAAAATCACAGGCTTCTCCCATGACCCCGTCACCCAGGCCATCGTGCGGGAAATCATCTGCTCCAGCCTCCACCGTGCCCCCATCGCGTTCGCCATGTACGACGAAaccgaggagctgcagtgGAAGGCATCTTGCAGGCGGAGCAACGCCGCTGACATGCTGGTCGAACTCCCCCACGCGATAGCGCCGGACATTGCTTTTGTGCGCATCTTCGACTACGGCAATGTGGCGCTCGCCTGCCGCACCTTCtacaccagcagcggccgcgttgAGACCTATGTAGTGATGACAGAGAAGGAAACACTGGGCCGCACCCTCATGAACAACCAAATGGCCGACTACAGCTCCGCCACCCTGCAGTCCGTCATGACAGCTTTCTTTCTGCCGCGATGGAACACGACGAAACTAACGATGCTCTTTCACACCTTAACGAAAGAGACGCGCTCCTACACGGAAACACTTACGTCGCCCAGCGCGGCAGCCCTGATGAACACCTTTGAATCGTTCTGCTACACGGACTCACCGTATGTTTGGCACACCGTGCTGACGTCTGTGTACGCGTTGGATATTGAGAATTCGCCCACCAACGCTTCAGACTGGCCAGCGACCACGACAAACCCCATCCCGACCCCCCGTTTCGAGTACAAGCGGCCGTGGGGCCAGCTGTCGAAGGCGAATCTCTGCGGCGTGAAGTGCGTGAGCGCTGAAGGCGACAAGTGCACCTTCGACAACCCGACTAACGTTTGGTTTCTTGTCGACCACTCGATGGCCCATCTCGAGTCTATTCACACCACTGTGGCAATCGTGGGAGCGCTGAGCGTCATGGCGGTGGTGATCTTTAGCTTTATCATGTTCCTCGTGTACCTGAGCATCACCGTACCGGTGAACTACCTCCGTTACCAGCTCATGCGAGCCGTCGGGTCGAACGAGATGGCGACACCGTGGCAGCGAAAGATTGTGCGCTGGACGTATTGCCTGTGGCTCGGCGACCTCACGTCGATTGCGCGGTCGGTTTACATTCTGAGCCTGTGCTTCCGCCTCAACAAGAAGTACGTGCCGGACCATGTCTTGCGCAACCACGCGAAGCAGCTCTACATGCGGCGCCGCAAGTTCAACTTTCTGGAAGAGGCGGACTTAACGGAAGACGCAATGCTGGAACACGACACGGACTCCGACAACGAGGCAGAGTCGCCGCTTGTTGGTGTGAACACCGTCCTGCCACCCTCCGACAAGCGCTTTCTCTGGCACTTCTCCGTGACGCGCAGCAAGGATCAAGCGGATCACGCAGCGCACGAAAGCGGAGTGGGGGCGAGGATCTCTGACGGCGCGACTTTCGCAGAGGTCTCGCCCGTTTATGCACCGCGACCGCAGCTGCCCACCACCTCAtgcgaggtggtggtgccctgcggaagagcagcaccagcgccgcgcgggGTCGGATTGCCGCGTGACGCTCCCCTCAACGTGAAGGCCTacggcgagctggaggacaCGGTGGCGATGCAGGAGGTGTCCGCgatggccgccgccgccatgacTATTCAGTGCAGCAACGACATCATGAGCATTCGCCGCGAGTACGAGACCACCGTCCTGTGCATCCGCATCCCGAGTGTTGCGCTGGCCTACCTGATCAGCTACTCCGGAGCAGctcaccagcaccgccgcctcatGCGAgtcctgctgcaccgcatTCGGCGGCACAAGGGAGCGTTGTTTCACTGCTCCGGTGACTGCCTGGGCGCCGTATGGAACGCATTCGAAGGCTGCCCGAACCATGCCGAGTGCGCGGCAGTGTGCGCGCAGGAGATTGCCAACGCCTTTGCACCGTACCGGAGCGACGGCCTGCATGTTGGCATGGTGCTGCACCAGGGCACACTTGTGTGTGGCACGGTCGAGTACTCAAAGACGGCCTTCGTGACAGCGTTCGGCGACGGTCCGCGTGAGGCGCTAGCTGTGGCAgagctggctgctgccgtcaAAAACCTCAACGTTCTCGTCACTGAGCCGGTCAAGCAGGCGCTCTCGGGCTTGTACGACTGCAACATCGTCGACGTCATCCAGCTCCCCAACTCGGCccacccgctgctgctcttcgagctgagcggcagccgcacgcCAGAGAGATCACTGAGCGATGCACACCTGCAGACGCCCACACGGACGGAGTTTTCTATAGATTACGCGCGCGCCTTTGCGCAGTTCCGCAACCACGAGTTCAGCAAAGCGCTGCAGAGCATTCAGAAACTCCGCACGCACATCAGCAGTCGCAACGTGCATCTGCTGCGTCGGCTGGAGCGCTTGTGTCTCTTCTACTCCGCCCAGCCTGCGGCTCTCCCGCGTCCCTACCACCGCGCCTTCCCTGTGTGGGTCAACTACGAGGCCATCGCGCAGGCAGGGCTGCGCAACGACCCGCATTTGACGACTTCGCAGTCCGAAAGCTTGGCGGCCCACAGCATGAACAGAGGTTTAGTGTACCAGGgagtgccggtgctgcgcaacGACATGGACTGCATCCGCGACTTCaagcaggagctgcaggcaaACATGCGCCGACTAGTGTCGCCGCAACGGACAACGCGCCAAGGCGGCTCGCCAACCTTAGACAACGCTGCAACCCCCACACACGACAACCTACACGCCTCCCTGCCAATGCGGTCCACGCCATTGCCGATGCCTATGAGCGCCGGGGTGCTGTTGGAGATCAGCGGAGACCTCTCGGAGTCACTGTCGGCAGCCACGCCAGCGAAGCCCTGCTACGTCGACCCTCAAGAAAATGTTGCAGAGATGAGTCTCCCGCCTCTACGGCCGGCACCGGTGGTAACGGTAGCGCCGCCTTGTTCCATCGCAGAGCCACCGTTGGTGGCCGCGTCGACAGCGGCACCGATGGCAtgcgaggaggcgaagagctgcGATGGGCCGGAGCGGACGGGTCCTGAGGTGTCGTCTCCACACGGCATGCCTTTTCCCTCGAGGCACCTGGCCGTGACGCACAGCGTCGCGAATCTCCCGCCTGTGGCGTTGGCGGGCACCCCCGACCTCGTCACCGCCTCTGTTGCcctgctgcagagcgccgccacgcacaccGACTCCATCAACAGCTCCGCGCAAGCAGACGGCGCGAGCTGCTCTATCATTCAATCCGCTGGCCTCTCCTTTCAGGAGACGGGCGGTATGCGCGGCTTCTGCGTCAGCAACGAAACACTGCCGGCGACGATCAAGGCCAAGAACGGGACGACGTACCTGCGAAGTACACGCATCCTGGGCAAGGGCTCCTTTGGCTGCGTGTACCTTGGAATGGATGCTCACTCGGGGCGGCTAGTTGCTATCAAGttcctgccgctgcccagTGACGAGTCGGGGATGGAGGTGATAGAAGCGGAGGTGCTCATACTGCAGCGGGTCAACGACACGcacgtggtgcagctgctctccTACGCGTTTGAGGGAGACACCATTGTCATTTTCATGGAGTGCATGCTGGCAGGGTCGCTGCAGAACATGATCGCTGCTTTTCGCACCATCCCCAGCTCCACCGCTCGTGTCTTCATGCGCGACGTCCTGCGTGGACTGAGCAAGCTGCACTCAATGGGCGTCATCCATCGCGACATGAAGCCGCAGAATGTGCTGCTCAGCTTCACAGGCAACTGCAAGATTTCCGATTTTGGCGCCTCCGCGtggctgcaggagctggcgcgcaaAGAGTCGAAGGGGGAGGTGTGCGGCACCCCCGTCTACCTCGCTCCagaggcagcgcgcggcagcccggagaaggagagcgacaTTTGGAGCTGCGGCATCATGTTCTTGCAGATGATCACTGGCCGGCTGCCGTACTCGCCCGAGCAGCTTTCCTTgggtgccgccgcgcttGTGTACCAgatcggcagcggcatcgtgcAGCCGAATATACCCGACGATCTCGACATGCTGGACGCGGAGTTTGTGCGCGCCTGCCTGGACGATGACCCTAGCAAgcgcacctccgctgcggGTCTTCTGCAATTGGCTCTCTTCACCGTATAA